Genomic segment of Tomitella fengzijianii:
TCGTCGCTGATCTGTGCGGCCGCACCCTCGGCACCGTGGCCCCGGGTGCTGTACTCGGACTCGGTCACAGCGGCCACACCTCAGGGTCCGGCCGGAAACGGATGCGCAGGACGCCGTCACCCAGTGCGCCGTCCTGCACCGCGCACCTGCGCAGCACCGGCGCCAGCGGCACGCGCCGCCGCACGCCGCCGGCCGTCAGGATCAGGTCGTCGCCGGCCCTGCCCGCCTGCACCGTGTCGGCGAACGGCAGCCGCACCGACAGCGCGTACACCGATTCGAGGCCTGATCCCGACTCGAGGCGCACGCTTGTCGCCGGCGCGCACCCGCCTCGCTCACCGATCGCGGTGGCGCCGCCGGCATCCGGTGCCGGGCCGGCGTGCACGTCCAGGGCCCCCAGTGCGCCGGAGAGCCGCGCGAGCGCCTCCACGCCGACAGGCTCGTCCTCCGCCTCGGGTACCCGCACGACGCGGACGCCTTCGTAGGCCTCCGCCTCGTCCGCGCTGCGGGAACGGTTGATCACCACGGAATGCATCGGCGGCCCCGCCAGCGCCAAGGCTGTGAGTATGCGGCGGGTCTCCGCGGTGGCCACCGCACCGGGCGCCGTGACCACCGTCACTGCGCTGCGCGCAGGATCGCCCACGAGAGAATCGATGCGCGAAGCCGAAGCGTCGAGCTGCTCTGCGGCACCCACCGCCGCAAGCATGCGGGCCGACGACGGGATCCGGCCCAGGCGTCGGTGCCTCGGCCAGAGCCTCTCGAGGTACGCACCCAGAGCCGACGGCGTCTCGAACATCCGCAAGGCCGCCCCCGTGGGCGGACAATCGATCACCACCCGGTCCCAGCGGCCGCTACCGGCGAGCTCCGCGATCTCAGCCATACCCAGGAATTCCTGCACGCCCGGCACGATGGTGAGTTCCTCCGGCAACAGCTCCCCCGCCGTCGCCGCGATCCGGGCGCCGGTCACCGTTCCGACCAACGACCTCCACCTGCGCGCCGCGAGCTCCACGGTGTCCAGCTCACGGAGCTCGAGTGAGCCGCCGCCCGTTGCCGCGGTCGGCCCGCTCCCGGGGAGGACGTCGACCCCCGCGGCGCCGGACTCGCCGGCGTCGGACTCGCCGCTGTCGGACTGCAGGGGCGCGCCGCAGCAATCGGCACCGAACACGTCCCGCAGCGAGTGGGCCTCGTCCAGGGATGTCACCAGCACCCGCTCGCCCGCGCGCGCGGCCGCCACCGCCGACGCGGAGGCGATGGTCGACTTGCCCACGCCGCCTTTCCCGACCACGAAATGCAGCCGGGTCTTTGCGACGTCGTGCTCGCTCAGGCCTCCACCCGCTTCTTCAATTCGCCCAGCGCCGTGTTGATGATGACCTTCTCCGCTTTGCGCTTGAGCAGTCCGATCATCGGAATGTGCAGGTCTACCGCCAGCTCGTACACCACCTCGGTCCCGCCGTCGCGGGGCGTCAGAACGTAGGAGCCGTGCTGCGACTTCTGCAGTTGTCCCTCGACGAGTTCCCAGCTCACCGACATGCCGTCAGCGGCCCAATCGTAGGCCAGCACGTAGGTGTCCTTGACCATCCCGGCATCCATCACGAACCGCGCCGTGTGGATGCGGCCGTCGTCGCCGGTCTCCAGGACCTCGACCGACGTCACTGCCGACACCCATTCCGGGTAGGCGGCGAGATCGGCGATGGTCGCCATCACCACGCCCGGCGACTCAGCCACGGTGATCGCACCGCTCGTACTGTCTGCCATCGTCAGAAACGTTTCCTCTCCATCGGCTCCCGCAGCCACGGCTCCCGCCGCCGCGGTGCCGAACCGCGGGCCGTCCGGAATCATCGTCGGCCACTCCGAAGTCGCTGCCGCCCGGATGCTGCCGATCCGGCTGGAATCTACCTTGCCGTGCGATGCCCCGGCGGCTCCCCCGCAGCCCTGCCCGCTTCGAGGATCGACTTGATCTCGAACATCATCCGTCTCCCGGCGACCCTGCGACGACGGTTCTCCGCCGCCAGGCCGCCGGCGGGGGCCGACGGCCGCATCGCCTCGGCATGCAGAAAATAGTGGAGCACGACGCCGTCGAGCGCCGGCTCGAGCCACACCTCCATCGTCCCCTCGAGTGGCCCGGCGACGGTCCAGCGGACGCCCTTGTCGCCGCGGTCCTCCCGGACCTGGAGCTGCAGATCCGGCCACCAACGCCGCCAGCTGCGCGCGTTGCGTACCGAGACGGCCGCGTCGTGCGCCG
This window contains:
- a CDS encoding SRPBCC family protein, which produces MADSTSGAITVAESPGVVMATIADLAAYPEWVSAVTSVEVLETGDDGRIHTARFVMDAGMVKDTYVLAYDWAADGMSVSWELVEGQLQKSQHGSYVLTPRDGGTEVVYELAVDLHIPMIGLLKRKAEKVIINTALGELKKRVEA
- a CDS encoding ArsA family ATPase; its protein translation is MVGKGGVGKSTIASASAVAAARAGERVLVTSLDEAHSLRDVFGADCCGAPLQSDSGESDAGESGAAGVDVLPGSGPTAATGGGSLELRELDTVELAARRWRSLVGTVTGARIAATAGELLPEELTIVPGVQEFLGMAEIAELAGSGRWDRVVIDCPPTGAALRMFETPSALGAYLERLWPRHRRLGRIPSSARMLAAVGAAEQLDASASRIDSLVGDPARSAVTVVTAPGAVATAETRRILTALALAGPPMHSVVINRSRSADEAEAYEGVRVVRVPEAEDEPVGVEALARLSGALGALDVHAGPAPDAGGATAIGERGGCAPATSVRLESGSGLESVYALSVRLPFADTVQAGRAGDDLILTAGGVRRRVPLAPVLRRCAVQDGALGDGVLRIRFRPDPEVWPL
- a CDS encoding polyketide cyclase / dehydrase and lipid transport, coding for MTGIQVADQGFIAAPAHDAAVSVRNARSWRRWWPDLQLQVREDRGDKGVRWTVAGPLEGTMEVWLEPALDGVVLHYFLHAEAMRPSAPAGGLAAENRRRRVAGRRMMFEIKSILEAGRAAGEPPGHRTAR